In Burkholderia sp. PAMC 26561, a single genomic region encodes these proteins:
- a CDS encoding SEFIR domain-containing protein, protein MMTPRVFISYSWSNEEHQNWVLSFSTELVESGVDVVLDKWDLREGDDSIQFMESMVTDERVKKVLIISDRTYAEKADGRHGGVGTETQIISPRVFAQQDDRKFLAIVTSRDKDGDPYLPVFYGSRIYIDLSDAATYSENFDRILRWIFDKPFHVKPKLGSPPSFLNDVTTPSLGTSSAYRRAVESIKNGRPTATGAIADFFRTFSTSLDTFRSTSGDEQFDVLIANLEAVLPARNEAIQVFIALAQYASSLRNAEEIHRFIESVIAYDTIPSGVMQYRETDADFFKFVMHELFLYALAVFIKFEKFDVVQLLLTKLYYGPISMQIQRQGTESYSRIWQPLKSLEIRNQKLQLRRLSLRADLLIERVTGTGISTTDLMQADFIAFLRAAFHKTGIRWHPETLLYALNKHDAFEVFARAKSKTYCAQLEQIFGVSLPPALAEVVANAAEGRYVPRWDWQTLDIAVLANAADIGRLP, encoded by the coding sequence ATGATGACGCCAAGAGTGTTTATATCTTATAGCTGGTCCAACGAAGAACACCAAAATTGGGTCTTGAGTTTCTCCACCGAACTTGTCGAATCTGGAGTAGACGTAGTTCTTGATAAGTGGGATTTGCGCGAAGGCGACGACTCGATCCAATTTATGGAGTCTATGGTAACTGATGAGCGCGTAAAGAAAGTTCTTATTATCTCAGACCGTACTTACGCAGAAAAAGCCGACGGCCGGCACGGCGGCGTTGGAACAGAGACACAAATTATCTCGCCAAGGGTGTTCGCTCAACAGGACGATAGAAAATTTCTCGCAATTGTCACGTCTCGAGACAAGGATGGTGATCCATATTTACCGGTATTTTACGGATCACGTATTTACATTGATCTAAGCGACGCTGCGACGTATTCGGAAAACTTTGATCGTATATTGCGTTGGATTTTTGATAAACCATTTCATGTAAAACCTAAGTTAGGGTCACCCCCGTCATTTTTAAATGACGTAACAACTCCATCGCTTGGAACTTCCTCCGCATACCGTCGGGCGGTTGAGTCAATTAAAAATGGCAGACCAACTGCGACTGGTGCCATCGCTGATTTCTTTCGTACCTTTTCAACAAGCCTGGACACCTTTCGAAGCACATCTGGAGATGAGCAATTTGACGTTCTGATAGCCAATCTAGAAGCAGTTCTCCCGGCCAGGAACGAGGCAATACAAGTGTTTATTGCACTTGCTCAATATGCATCTTCTTTGAGAAATGCTGAAGAAATTCATCGATTTATAGAGTCAGTGATAGCTTATGACACAATACCGTCCGGCGTCATGCAATATCGCGAGACAGACGCCGATTTTTTTAAGTTTGTAATGCATGAGCTATTCTTGTATGCATTGGCGGTTTTTATTAAATTTGAAAAATTTGATGTCGTTCAATTGCTTCTGACCAAGCTGTACTATGGACCAATTTCTATGCAAATACAGAGACAAGGTACCGAGTCTTATTCCAGAATATGGCAGCCTCTTAAATCGCTGGAGATTCGGAACCAAAAGCTTCAGTTAAGACGACTTTCTTTGCGAGCCGACCTGTTAATAGAACGAGTAACGGGAACTGGGATTAGCACAACAGATTTGATGCAGGCCGATTTTATAGCTTTCTTGAGGGCGGCTTTCCATAAAACGGGGATTCGATGGCACCCTGAGACACTGTTGTATGCGTTAAATAAACACGATGCTTTCGAGGTGTTTGCACGAGCTAAGTCAAAAACTTATTGTGCACAACTCGAGCAGATCTTTGGCGTTAGCTTGCCCCCGGCGCTCGCGGAGGTTGTCGCTAACGCCGCTGAAGGACGGTATGTTCCACGTTGGGATTGGCAAACCCTTGACATTGCAGTACTTGCAAACGCAGCGGACATCGGGAGGCTGCCATGA
- a CDS encoding ATP-binding protein, with amino-acid sequence MQVTSSLLFELLSLYVPKRLPVLITGRPGIGKSDIVEQVAQATDHELLISHPVVEDPTDSKGLPFPSRDGQTAQFLPFGDLERALSARRPLIWFLDDLGQASPAVQAAKMQLLLARRIGEHVLPSNVTFLAATNRRTDNAGVTGILDPVISRFATVVELTPTIDDWTAWAVRSGIAPALIAFLRFRPDLLSVQKTSRDIENTPSPRSWGFVAKTMDVVPKALELISHAGSVGEGAASEFVAFLQIFRELPSPDAILLNPDRAPIPENAAALYATAAALAAYATEANFDRVMVYVDRMIAGGLREYSALLVRDALRRTPTIANSYAFINAQGGEVGKIIRGE; translated from the coding sequence ATGCAAGTCACGTCCTCGCTACTGTTCGAACTGCTCTCGCTGTATGTCCCCAAGCGCCTTCCTGTGCTGATCACTGGGCGCCCGGGCATCGGCAAAAGCGACATTGTGGAACAGGTCGCGCAAGCCACCGACCACGAACTGCTTATCAGTCACCCGGTTGTTGAAGATCCGACGGATTCAAAGGGTCTGCCGTTTCCATCTCGCGATGGTCAGACGGCTCAGTTTCTGCCCTTCGGAGATCTCGAGCGCGCCTTGTCCGCAAGACGCCCGTTGATCTGGTTTCTCGATGACCTGGGGCAAGCCTCACCGGCTGTTCAGGCGGCCAAGATGCAACTCCTGCTTGCCAGACGCATTGGTGAGCACGTGTTGCCGTCCAACGTCACCTTTCTCGCGGCAACCAACCGCCGAACTGACAACGCCGGCGTGACCGGGATTCTTGATCCCGTCATATCCCGCTTTGCAACGGTTGTCGAGCTTACGCCGACGATCGATGACTGGACGGCTTGGGCGGTCAGGTCAGGGATTGCGCCTGCGCTGATCGCATTCCTGCGGTTTCGTCCCGATCTGCTCTCGGTTCAAAAAACCAGTCGCGACATCGAAAATACGCCGAGCCCGCGCAGTTGGGGTTTCGTCGCAAAGACGATGGACGTGGTGCCGAAGGCGCTCGAACTCATCTCGCACGCGGGTTCGGTGGGTGAGGGCGCGGCGTCGGAGTTTGTCGCCTTTCTGCAGATCTTCCGCGAGCTTCCATCGCCGGATGCGATTCTGCTCAATCCGGACAGGGCACCAATTCCTGAAAACGCCGCTGCGCTGTATGCGACGGCTGCCGCTCTGGCCGCGTATGCGACTGAAGCCAATTTCGATCGCGTGATGGTCTACGTCGATCGAATGATTGCCGGCGGCCTTCGTGAATACAGCGCCTTGCTGGTTCGCGATGCGCTGCGCCGTACGCCGACCATCGCTAATTCCTATGCGTTCATCAACGCGCAGGGTGGCGAAGTCGGCAAGATCATCCGCGGCGAATAA
- a CDS encoding vWA domain-containing protein, giving the protein MDPRITKQRTELVLSQPFFGALVLRLTVVEDRTCETFWVDGESLGYNPDYLATLNDLEVRGVLAHEVLHVANGHCWRMDARDPGRWNDAADYAINPIVIDAGMVLPKGVCLDARYTGKSAEEIYGQLTEEARKEAKRAQSNADSKRLPSMSGKPERQDQGNDHDKPANPAQAAEPHGAASSGEPKPASFGEVRPYQGKDKPTKEAEWKVAVIQAAKAAQMYGKLPGSLQAMVSEAVRPVVDWRAVLQRFAQQATPSDYSFAMPNRRYLHLGFYLPSLHTPAVADAVFVRDSSGSVTAETQAQFNAEILSTFYSLQPARLIVMDCDTRVTQVQIFERGDSPEIKPVRGGGGTAFIEPFEKVLTEGINPAFLVYLTDMEGRFPTQVPYFPVLWASTTPLSRARKAPFGETMEVIC; this is encoded by the coding sequence ATCGATCCTCGCATAACAAAACAACGCACTGAGCTTGTGCTTTCGCAGCCGTTTTTCGGGGCGCTGGTGCTGCGGTTGACGGTGGTCGAGGATCGTACCTGCGAGACGTTCTGGGTGGATGGGGAATCCTTGGGCTACAACCCGGATTACCTTGCTACCTTGAACGACCTCGAAGTCCGAGGCGTTCTCGCGCACGAAGTTCTCCACGTGGCCAACGGCCATTGCTGGCGGATGGATGCGCGCGACCCCGGGCGCTGGAACGATGCCGCGGACTACGCCATTAATCCGATCGTGATCGACGCCGGCATGGTGTTGCCAAAGGGCGTTTGTCTGGATGCGCGCTATACGGGCAAGTCGGCCGAGGAGATCTATGGCCAGCTAACCGAGGAAGCGCGCAAGGAGGCGAAGCGAGCGCAAAGCAATGCCGACAGCAAGCGTCTGCCGTCTATGTCGGGCAAGCCGGAACGTCAGGATCAAGGGAACGATCATGATAAACCGGCGAATCCGGCTCAAGCTGCAGAACCACACGGGGCGGCAAGCAGTGGTGAGCCTAAGCCTGCGTCCTTCGGTGAAGTCCGCCCATATCAGGGCAAAGACAAACCAACGAAGGAAGCGGAGTGGAAGGTTGCCGTCATTCAAGCCGCGAAAGCGGCGCAGATGTACGGCAAGCTTCCAGGTTCACTTCAGGCGATGGTTTCTGAAGCCGTGCGACCGGTGGTCGATTGGCGGGCTGTGTTGCAACGCTTTGCTCAACAGGCAACGCCAAGCGACTACAGCTTTGCCATGCCGAACCGCCGGTATCTGCATCTTGGGTTTTATTTGCCCTCGCTGCATACGCCGGCGGTCGCCGATGCGGTGTTCGTACGGGATTCCAGTGGCTCGGTCACGGCTGAGACGCAGGCGCAGTTCAATGCGGAGATCCTGTCGACGTTTTATTCGTTGCAACCGGCGCGCTTGATCGTGATGGATTGCGATACGCGCGTCACGCAGGTCCAGATTTTTGAGCGAGGCGACTCGCCTGAGATCAAACCGGTGCGGGGCGGCGGTGGAACGGCTTTCATTGAGCCATTTGAAAAGGTGCTGACCGAAGGAATCAACCCGGCGTTTCTGGTCTACCTGACAGATATGGAGGGGCGGTTTCCGACGCAGGTGCCGTATTTTCCGGTGCTTTGGGCGTCGACCACGCCGCTTTCACGGGCGAGGAAAGCGCCGTTCGGAGAAACGATGGAAGTAATTTGTTGA
- a CDS encoding zinc-finger-containing protein: protein MRVARPVQPLPQPRCDYCGAAAVLAHAGDIAYPYREDHGALWLCEPCQAWIGIYSRSTRNVPLGRLANGELRELKAKLHAALEPMAAAKARRDASSIFEARAKGYRWLASALQIDEKACNIHQLSADQCRAAVHVIEQFENSRLNRAPSE from the coding sequence ATGCGTGTTGCCCGCCCTGTTCAACCGCTTCCCCAACCTCGTTGCGACTACTGCGGCGCGGCCGCGGTACTAGCGCACGCCGGCGATATCGCCTATCCATACCGCGAGGATCACGGGGCACTCTGGTTGTGTGAGCCTTGCCAGGCGTGGATAGGAATTTATTCACGCAGCACCCGAAACGTGCCGCTCGGGCGGCTTGCAAATGGTGAACTTCGGGAATTGAAGGCCAAATTGCATGCAGCGCTCGAGCCAATGGCCGCAGCTAAAGCACGGCGCGATGCATCATCAATCTTCGAGGCTCGCGCCAAAGGCTACCGATGGCTCGCGAGTGCCCTGCAGATCGACGAAAAAGCGTGCAACATCCATCAGCTCAGTGCCGACCAATGTCGCGCAGCGGTTCACGTGATCGAACAGTTCGAGAATTCGCGCCTGAACCGCGCCCCTTCAGAATAA